A region from the Silene latifolia isolate original U9 population chromosome 7, ASM4854445v1, whole genome shotgun sequence genome encodes:
- the LOC141592128 gene encoding DNA-(apurinic or apyrimidinic site) endonuclease, with the protein MSLKRFFQPIEKDGSAKKPALSTKTPEDEEINGDNVDNQEPLKFLTWNANSLLLRVKNNWPDFSKFITSLDPDIIAIQEVRMPAAGSKGAPKNQGELKDDTNAAREEKQVLMRALSSPPFGSYRVWWSLSDTKYAGTALLVKKCLKPKKICFSLDVTAKKHEPDGRLILAEFESFHFLNTYVPNNGWKEEESSFVRRRKWDKKILELVLKLSDKPLIWCGDLNVSHEDIDVSHPEFFAAAKMNGYVPPNKEDCGQPGFTISERKRFGTILKEGKLVDAYRHLHKEKDMECGFSWSGNPIGKYRGKRMRIDYFLVSEKLKDRIISCDMHGHGIELEGFYGSDHCPVTLELASTTPDLTQKKPSNSEDSTGN; encoded by the exons ATGTCACTGAAACGATTTTTCCAACCAATTGAGAAAGATGGTTCTGCCAAAAAGCCTGCTCTTTCTACCAAAACACCTGAAGATGAAGAAATTAATGGTGATAATGTTGATAATCAAGAGCCCTTGAAGTTCTTGACTTGGAATGCTAACAGTTTACTTCTTCGTGTCAAAAATAATTGGCCTGATTTCTCTAAGTTTATTACTTCACTTGATCCTGACATCATTGCTATACAG GAAGTTAGGATGCCTGCCGCTGGTTCAAAGGGTGCACCTAAAAACCAAGGCGAACTGAAAGATGATACAAATGCTGCACGCGAAGAAAAGCAG GTATTGATGCGTGCCCTCTCAAGTCCTCCATTTGGAAGTTATCGCGTTTGGTGGTCCCTTTCAGACACAAAATATGCTGGCACTGCATTGCTTGTGAAGAAATGCTTGAAGCCCAAGAAGATATGTTTTTCTCTAGATGTCACAG CAAAGAAGCATGAGCCTGATGGTCGCTTAATATTGGCTGAATTCGAGTCATTCCACTTTCTGAATACATATGTGCCCAACAATGGTTGGAAAGAGGAAGAGTCGTCATTTGTGAGGAGAAGAAAATGGGATAAGAAGATCTTGGAGCTTGTCTTAAAGTTATCTGATAAGCCACTTATTTGGTGTGGTGATTTGAATGTGAG TCATGAAGACATTGACGTAAGTCATCCAGAATTTTTTGCTGCCGCAAAGATGAATGGTTATGTCCCTCCTAATAAAGAG GATTGCGGGCAACCTGGGTTCACGATATCTGAGAGGAAACGTTTTGGCACGATATTGAAAGA AGGAAAGCTAGTAGATGCTTATAGACATCTGCACAAGGAGAAGGACATGGAATGCGGCTTCTCATGGTCAGGAAACCCAATTGGAAA GTACCGAGGCAAGAGAATGAGAATAGATTACTTCTTAGTGTCCGAAAAGCTCAAGGATCGGATTATTTCCTGCGATATGCATGGGCATGGGATTGAGCTAGAAG GTTTTTATGGAAGCGACCACTGTCCAGTTACTCTGGAGCTCGCTTCAACTACTCCTGATCTAACTCAGAAGAAACCTTCAAATAGTGAAGATAGTACTGGTAACTAG